The following nucleotide sequence is from Triticum dicoccoides isolate Atlit2015 ecotype Zavitan chromosome 7B, WEW_v2.0, whole genome shotgun sequence.
gggggttcagctaccgcagcaagtaacagatgattcgttgttgtcctaatgtagtaaaagagagcaagagcgagagagtgggattttatcggaatgaacaagggggttttgcttgcctggcacttctgaagataacattgagtcttcatcagtgtcaacgatcacatcatcggtatcacgtctatcgagaggggacaattaccggcaacacagaagggaacacaatcaatgcaatgcacaatatgatgcatgatcatgacatggcaaaatgaatgtgttttgagctaatgcaactagcaacagattaaatgaagttggtttgaatacaagattcaaattcacactccatatgtgattattcaaatgccatttaattgatttgtgctaaacagcagctataagttgttctaacatgcatgaaaatggtacagatggattccttgaatttttctgataatttttcatatataaattatttaatttggagttacggttaattttctatgatttattgaagtttagggcattttctgaaattataaatcatttcctaatttattttaattccagaaaggaattattgcgtcagcatgacctcatgctgacctcagcaggtcaacgggcgccgtccaggtcaaactgacctgtgggacccatatgtcagcgtcacagttagttaacaggggttatctgcttaattaaaggattagggggggtcggggcccactggtcagtgttagtggctaattgggtttagttaatggcctggggcccacacgtcagtgagagagaggggagggtcaaaccgggcagtgggtcaacccacgccggtcaagggtcaacggtcgccggcgtttagccgccggcgagtcccgacgcggtggtgcgctgcggaaatggcctacagagcgccgtttggcgcgcggagcacgactacgggatgcggacgctcgtccgcatccaaccagggtggtggcgcggccggggagtggccggagagtggtcggcgacgagctttagcggcggccggagttcgggcgaggtcggggttggcgttagggggcacgggaggggaagctggtgtgtgagttaggttcctggtgaggtgtggagcacgttgccgtgctcggtagctagctccggtggctctggccttgtcNNNNNNNNNNTGTCTCCGTGGCACtagaagggcctcgagggcgtgaggcaggcagggaggaggccacggcgtcgccagcgctctcgccacgcacctgcctgtcctcctggcaggaggaagaagaccacacagcccctggtgggccgggcctcttctgccaggtaaagcccaggtgaggtttctgctctgttttattttttttcttctgttttgttttatttaatttattttgccactgtttgaatttaaaataattcaaacaatgccaacaactcctctgaatattttatattgctagatggacttttccaaaagcttataaaatatttcaggggtatttgaaattatattctaattatatgaatataattcaaattcaaatagctaatgaattaaatccaaagtcccaaaaataaatccttaaaaatgttcaatattttggttgggaccagaacccttaccaaaaattatcaaacatttaagaagagcattttggagcaatgaatgagatttctaggatttttgcccctcttttatttaagtttttgaggcttccaaaattcctcagttcaggtttcaataatttaaacatgatgcacacatgaagctagcctagagcactaccagcagctagggatgtgacactctcTTTGCCGAGAGTGGCACTCGGCAAAGAAGGCCCTCGGCATGttcgcctggtcccacctgtcaggagctgacacgtgtcagTCTGCTACTGGCTCTCTTTGCCGAGAATGGCACTCGGCAAAGAAGGCCCTCGACCTGCTCccctggtcccacgtgtcaggaACCACCGTCCCCGTCTGCTATCCGTTAGCTACTTTATTTTGTCGGGTGGTACTGTTTGGCTCTCGACAACGTCTTTGCCAAGTGCCCGTGTTCTGACTCTCGGCAAATTTCTGTTTGCCGAAGAGGTGTACGCCGGGTGTCTTTTGCCGAGGGTGACactcggcaaagactttgccggcgGTTTTCGGCCCTTTCCCGAATGTTTTTGGCACTCGGTATACATCAGAATTCCAGTAGTGACACCCTATGAATCTATATTGACCACGATCATTATTATGAAGTCGTGAAATTTCGACTAACAAAAATCTACACTCATAAGCCTAAGCTGAAACTGGTTGCGGAAAGTATCAGTATTTTTCTAATATTTGCAGATAACCCCGACAACCTGTGTAACAGAATTAGTGGCGGGAAGAAAGCTAAGCTAACAGACGGCAAGGATAAGCAAGCAGTCCATGGCCACAGGAGTCGGAAGCCATCAGCGCACCAGCCATGCAACAACCGCAGCTGCAGCCCCGCCTCCGCGCGCGCGCTTTCCTCCACGCCACCGTCAAGCTCAGCCcgaggaggaacccgttcctcctgcgCCGTCCCGCCGCGTCCGCCGGCGGCGCCGTCGCGGGCGTCCAGCTGACTGTGTCGGACTCCGAGCTGTCGTCCCGGGGCTTCGCGGTGCGGCGCACCGCGGAGGGCCTTGACGTGGCGGCGCTGAACGAGGTGTTCGCGCGCGTGGGGTTCCCTCGGCGGCAGGAGGAGCGGCTCCGGCGCGCGCTGGAGCACAGCGAGGTGGCGTGGCTGGCGTCGGAGGCGACGGGGCGCCCCGTGGCGTTCGCGCGCGCGGCCGGCGACGGGGTGTTCAACGCGGTGGTGTGGGACGTGGTGGTGGAGCCGTCGTGCCAGGGCCTCGGGCTCGGCCGCGCCGTCATGGAGCGCCTCGTGGCGGAGCTCCGGCGCAAGGGCGTCGGCAATATCGTGCTCTACGCGGAGCCCAGGGTGGTCGGGTTCTACCGCCCGCTGGGATTCGCCATGGACCCCGACGGCATCCGGGGCATGGCATACTACCGCAGCAAGCAAAACCAGAAGCAACAGTGATTTATACTGCCATCATCATTCATCCATGCATCTCTGCTTtgcatttctttctttctttctttctttctttttcgttTGTTCTGCCAGCTGATGGGATGGAGACAGATCGGAAATGTTGAAATTGATCGATACACTTGACACTGCTGCATTGCAGAGTACATGAGTATATGAGATGGATCATGGAACTGACCATCTGAATTTCTCTCTTGTTTGCTTGCTTCCCGCTGGAAATCGAAAAtgttcaaattgattaaccaataCACTTACATAGTTACATTCCACAGTGATCGACGAACAATTGATTGACGAACACCTTACACCAGAAGAGAAAGAACACAGGAGTAAGTATATGACATGGCGCAATTCACTCATGAGCATGACCAAATCAAAGTAAAGTAGAGAAAGCACAATCAAGACCAGAATGGATTCGGAAGCATCGAGCGACCTCGGTCGGTGATGATGGCACGTAGGTAGCCTAGCGTTGCCTGCGGATTGCGCAGgcggagaggaggacgaggaggatgaAGACGAGGACGGCGAGGAAGGAGGCGACGACGGCGCCGCTGGTGCGCTGGCAGAAGCCGTGGAACTGCATGCAGATGGGAACCCAGTTGGCGCGCCGGCTCCCTTCGTGCGCCACGTACACGATGGCCGCCGCCGCAGACGCAGCCGCGGTCACCAGCACCACCATCACCGTGTCGCAGACGAGCAGCAGCAGCCTGACGCCGGTCGCCTTTGGCCGGATGATCCCGACGATGGAGAAGGGGAGGGACAGCACCAGGTACCCCGCCGCGACGGCGTTGGCGACCATGAAGAAGGTGAAGGCCGGGAAGTCGTCGAACCTGGCGCGGAACTGGAAGAACTCGGTGAAGACGGAGAGCGTTTCGTCGGAGGTGCCCGTGGAGATGGCAGCCGCGAGCGTGGGCCCGAAGGCCACCACCCTGAGCAGCAGGTCCACGAAGGCCATGCAGCGACGGAAGCCCTCGGCGCCGCTGCGCAGGATGAACGGCACGCCGCCGCCggacttgcgctgctgctgctgcaccggCGCGGTTGCGGCTCCTGACGGTGGCGCAGCCATAGCCGGGGCCTTGCTGGTGGTGTCGTCCATGTGGATGACAGTGGCCTCGTTGGTGCTGCTCATGTTGGCTACGATGGCGAGCTGCTCTGCTCAGCTGCTAGGTGCTTCCTGCTTGTCTGGGAGATTGAGATGAAGATTGTTTGCTGCGTAGAGATCATGCCGCAGTGCAGCATATATGCACACAGGCAGCATGCAGATCAGGTGCAGAGGTAATGGAATAGTTGGAGGAATGATTGATCGAAGAGCTTGATGGTGAAGAAGTTGAGAGGGGTGTAGTTAGTGTGGTTGGGTTTGCGGGAGTGGTTGCTTAGGTTGCTGGATTTTGCTTTTCGAACTGCTCTGCATTTCACCGATGCCGGAATAGGAGTAGAGGACACGACCGGGAGCAGTTCAACGAAAAAAAAAAGAGGCGTACAGATATTCTCACACATATtttagcaaaaataaataaatagagagAGGCAAAAGTTCAAACAAGGTGGCTGGCATCgcaagcatgtactccctccgttcagcgTATAAAATTTGGGTGTGTCTAtaactcagtcgactgagacttaacgaAGTCTTAGTCGAGTGACGTCAGCGTGTTTTTTTTGCTACAAGCGGCACGGCTAGATGCTACAAACGGCGACGAAAAATGTTGCGATGGTATTGCAAGCAACAACAACAAATGCTATAACCGTTCTAACTAAAATGCTACAACCGTCAATGAAGAATGTTGCAACCGATGAGATGACGTGCTACAACAGAGGAGGGATGACATGCTTCAACCAACAAAACGAATGTTACAACCGgtataaaaaaatgttgcatacggTCAAAAAAATGTTGCATGGTTGATTGAGACTtcgttaaatctcagtcgactgatttCTAGCAGGCTCGATAAAATTTATCTCAAGTCAAattataaagtttgaccaactttataaaaaatatcaacattcacaaatCACAATTCGAAATCAATAactttagatgcatcatgaaattaaatTCCATACTATATAACTTCAGTATTGTAagaatgttcatattttttaatataaatttggtccaaGTTTGCATAGTTTAACTTCGAACAAATCTAACGCGGAGTAAAAAAAATGGAAATACTAACATCCACACGTGTGGACGTTCgcatctcgcccacacgcatgGATCAACGTCGGTTTgagtttgcacgaatcttgacatgtTTTGCCAGATTTTTTATGCCACATAGGattgggctggtgtgtgggcattcatcgGATCGCTCACACGTCTGTATCCACACGCGGAGGTGCTGGTGTGTGGGCTTCAGCAGTTCACCCACACGccagttttcaatgcatgcagaggggctggtgtgtgggcgtttatcagttcgcccacacgctcgtctcctctcccacacccaaagctatcatttgccatgtgttttgcagggtacatggcaactgccctagtatgCTTGTAAGCAGATGCCAACTCTTTCTTTTACCCAAACATGTTTTTTGCCATGTctttttgtagtgctacatggcaactgcctagtgtttagTAGATGGCAACTCCTAAAGATACCACCGCGCCCACACgctcgtctcctctcccacacccaaagctgtcagttgccatgtgttttgcagggtacatggcaactgcccctagtgtgcttgtaagcagatgacaactctctcTTTACCCGAACATGTTATCTTTCCATGTCTTTTTATTGTGCTACATGGCAATtgtctagtgttagtaggtggcaactcctaaagttttcaaatcatggcaactgtagtagaCTAGACCACACGTGGCAACAACTGCAGTTGTCCAAAAATGGCATCTGacacttgacctgagatggcaactgcagttgagcagccatggcaactgtagttcagcaGCATGTCAACtacagttaaacgaacatggaagAGGGTCCGAACCATGGCAACTGCGGAGACGCGTAATGACTGTCACGCGGAGCGTACGGGACCATGAGATAGGAGGCCTGACGTACGAACGTGTGAGCGTTAtctattttgcccacacgtaggcgtgTGGAAGGGATCGTGAGGCAAAAAAAGAGGCGTGTGAGtattacttgttttgcccacacgtagacaTGTGGGCTGGTTCTCTTAGACACCACACAAAACGTGTGGCCAGATTCcttaacgcccacatgtgtggacGTTATCGGCGTCCAAAATAAATGACGAGTATTACAACTGAGTAAGCTAAGAGCGTGTTCGATACCCTTCACGCAAAAGAATCCAACCATAATATGCCCAATAGTATTTTCGGACATCTTATATTAAATTCTTAAATCAATATAAAGACATGCAAACGAAATAACCTATGTACTACATGATCCATCTAGCTACTCGTGGTTGGAGATGTCGACGATCTCTGTACCCGGTTCCGGCAGCATGGGCGGCAGTTGCAGCTCCGCCTCCTCCAATGCCTCCAGCTGCTCCGCTTCGGCCTCCTCCGCCTCTATCTTCGCATCTAGTTCGGCGAAGAGTGCATCGGACGCCGTCTGCTCCTGCCGGAGGAACGCCCGGTTGACCTCTACATAGGCCTCATtctggatggactccaggatggcctgctgctccgtCATCTCCTTCGATTGGGCGACGGTGAACTCCACCTCTGCCTGCTTCGGTTCCAGCTGCTCTGActctccgcctcctccacctccatcggaGCCAGCTCCTCTGCCTCCTCTTCCCCCGACtactcctcctcctctggctccggCGAGTCCGGAGGCAACCTGGCAGCGATGTGGGCGGCGCGCGCGGCTTGTCTCGCCCGGATCTCCTACTGGATCTTGTACCGGCGCTCCGGCGTGAGCATTGCATAGTAGGTGATCTTCCTCCAGACCATGGTGGAGCGCCGGAGCGACAGACTCAGACTGGCGGCGCGAAGAGGATGGGAGGCGGATGGGCTCGGGTTGCGGGATGTCACCCGGCCTAAATAGGGGCATATCCGGACACTCCCATATCTATCccatatttgggttggatatgagggATGCCGGTCAGCCCGGGTGTTTAAGTCCCGTTTGAGGAGGCTGTCTGGTCGAAAAATCGGGCAtttcctatttagcgctgcaggcgccggttatagATATTTCCGCAAACCGGCGTCTCCAGCGACGCTAGCTGGGCTCGGCCCAATTACCAGTTCTTCCCCCTGTTTTGAAACTCAAAAAAGGAAATCAAAGGAAATAGCGCCTAGTGAGGAATTGAATCAAAGACCTCTCCGTCGATAGCCGACTCGACGAACCACTACACCAACGCCTGACTCGTGAATTAGAACTCCTTTCCGTCTTTTAGTACATACATGAAATTTCGTCTATGTTTTCTgtgttttttctcctttttttgttttctttttttcttaaatGCGCGAAATGTTTACAAATAGATGATATTTCCTTTttctaattcatgaacatttttgttaaatctgatgaactttattccaaatccgatgaacttttttcaaattggatGAACTCTTTTTCCAAACTCGATGAACTATTTTCTAAACtcaatgaactcttttcaaattcgatgaactcttttccaaacttttttcaaatctgatgaacttttttccaaatccgatgaacttttttcaaattcgatgaactcttttccaaatactatgaacttttttcaaatctgatgaacttttttccaaatccgatgaacttttttcaaattcgatgaactcttttccaaactcgatgaactattttccaaattcgatgaacttttgtcAAATgtgataaacttttttcaaatccgatgaactttttttcaaatccgatgaacttttttcaaatccgatgaacttttcttGAAAAAATAGTTACTTTTTTTCAATTTCGATGAatgtttttcaaattcgatgaactattttcaagtTTGATGAACATTAAATGAAAATCCattattttttttcaattttgatgaacgtTTTTCAAAACCAATAATTATTTTTTCAAATGTGATGAACCTTATTTGGTAATATGTGAACATGTTTTCAAATAATTAGAAAATAAAACACTTAAGTGTAATGAGTAGTAAATTGCGCGTCTAGTTTCCATTCTTTAAAACATTGCGCTGTGATTATTCACAAGCAGGAGGCTGGTCTAGTGGTTAGCCTTTCTTCTCTTCGGCGGCGCTGAAGGCACGCAATAGGAGCTCCCGAAAAATCGTGACCGGGCGGACCGCCCGGGTGTTTGAGGCCGGTTTGGGGCGACCGGCTGTAAATCTAATCCTGGCGAGCAGGGAAGGCCTGGCATGCTCTAACGTACGCTCGTTGCGGCTGCTTCCACAACACCCAGGATGTAAGCAGAGCACAAAAGATTCAGATCCACAGACGTTACTGCTTCCAAAACATCCATCCATAGCTGACAATTGGCTCAAGAGCAAAAGAAGATAAAAGAAAGCATACTCTGTTCAGTGTTCACATCTTTTCCAGAAAGGGAGGTACTATACATCAGTAATAATTTCGATTAACCAGTGCACCGAGCAACTCTTAACTAGTGCCACAACATACCCAAAGAAGCACAAACGACATTTCATACTGTACACACAGACCCGGTTTTTGTACAAACATTTCATATCGACTTGTATAAGCAAAAACAATCTACCCGAGAACTCAACTTTGAATCTGTTGACCAAAACATAAGGCTTTCGCTCTGGAAGCTGAGCCGAACTTGGAACATCATGTATGGTGTCGAGCTACTGTTTTATGATCTGCACGATGGAAGGGATAGGCCTCCGCAGAAAGCCGCAATGATCAGGTAAAGTAGCAGCACAATGACCGCTGTCAACACCGCTCTGCAACAAACACAAAACAAGAAACATCTCAGAAGCTGCCAAACAGGTTTAACTGACATATACTCCctcatttctaaatataagaccttttagagatttcaatacgggcTACATAcgtatgtatatagacgtattttagagcgtagattcactcattttgctctgtatgtagttcgCATTGGAATGTCTAAAaagccttatatttaggaacggagggagtacaagtcaaCAGAAATAAAACTCTGGTGGTGTTATAGAGAGCCATTGGTTGGCTACTTGGCTGCACTTGCCAATAGTATCCACTAATCACAAGATTTCCTAGTCAGAACAGGGGTTTCTGCGATTTCAGTCATGACACACCACACTAACTTAAGCCATTAAACTAGAGAGTTAGAGGATGTTTGGATGAGGGGTATTTTTTTTTTACAGAGCTGTAGAATTTACTTCAAATTACAAAAGCTCCTCTAAAGTTACCCCTTACCCGAACAGTGTAATTTACTCTATCTGTATAATTTAGCCATATTTTCTGTAAGCAAAGCACATATCTTGCATTTCTCATAAAACTTGCTTATGTTCAGAAATGACAGTTTCCAGCAAGACTGAATCCGGGGACATGGAAAACTACAACTGGCTGGAATCTGGTTATGCAGATAACAGATCTGGAGGTGCTTTGTGGTATCAATAGGGACTTGCACACTGTAAAAATACTTTTTAGAAAAACTTTCAATGGCCATGCTACTGATCCATAATTGGCAGCTAGTGTACTCGAAAGTTAACAAGAAGAAAACGAAAAAATTACTGAAGATGGAGATGTGTAGCACTTACAGAAGCTTGACATTCTTCATCCAGAGAGCTCTCCGAAGCCTCTTGGATTGCTTGCGGAAGTGAAAGCCACTATCCTGCATTGTGGAGGTCTTGTCTACAAGAAGCGAGATGCGGTCGCCTCTGTCAAGAATCTTCTCTATGTTGTCAACCATGACGGTGTGTATCTGCAGGTTTTTTGCAAGCATAAGCACTGTAAGCCCAGCACTGCTAACTAAGAAGATACGACAGAAATGTCCCAAATGCAAGCATCTCATGGTACTCGCCTCGCTGACTTCGCCCCGGAGGCGGTTGAGCGTGTCGGCGCTGGGGTTActggagaagaactccatttgctggTGGAGCACCCTGGCAAACTCGTCGTTCATGGCATAGGCCAGCGCGGAATGGGCGACCCTGCCATagttcttcatgaacctcatctggATGTCCTCGAGATAAATGAAGGGAACTCTCCCTGCATCATGAACGAATGGCATGGTAAAGTGTTAACAACGAGCAGGATAGTTACACATAAACTACTAGATGCTGGCAAGGCATGATGATGATCTATAATTGGTTTGCTTCAGTACACAAAACTGAAAGAACTGTCCATGATGAACCGAGCATGCAATTCTATCCCAACATCTCAGATCACGTCATGTTTGCGGCACATCCCGCTGAGAGGAGAAGCCGAATCTAACAAGAGCTTCCTCAATTCAGCAAAACTGACTAACTAGAGGCCGAAGTGAAGGGGGTTTTTTGAACGAAGTGAAGGGGGTGAGAAGGGGGTTAGCAGTACTGACGTCCGAAGGTGTCGTTGGCCATGCAGAGGAAGGTGAGGCCGTCGGCGGGGGAGCGGAGGACGTGGAAGATGTAGCGGTCCTGCGCGAAGCAGAGGCGCGCCTCGGCCTCGGAGGGGAGCTTCTCGAGGATGCGACGGGCGACGGCGCCGGCgttgcccgagacggcggcgaactcGGCCAGCACGACCGTGCCCCGCGCCACGAGCGCGTACACGatcgccatcctcctcctcctcctcggtcccGAGGGGCGGGCGTGGTGGGAATCGAAATTGGAACTGGAGTCGGGAAGCGGAGGCGGCCTGAGCTGATCTGATCTGACCTGACCTTGGGTCCAGGAAGACGGAGGGAGGGAGGCGATGGATGTGGGGGTTTCGAGCGGCGCCGTGCCGTACTGCCGTCGACTACCGTTTTCTATTCTACAATTCACGGTTTTCTCCGCCccattttctttctttttccttccTTGCTCTCACCCCAACTCCCACCGCGCGACCCATCTTGTCCGGGTGCGTCCATTTAAGATAAAATGGACGAATAGTGCGGCCCAACGCGCGGCCTCAAACGGACAAAATGTTCGAAAtccgtccgttttcgacccatctTCAGCCCAAAGTTGCGCTCGGTTTGAGGTGAAACAGACGCGCGCGGACGGCCgcgacgcacgcccttgtcccccccCCCTGGCCAGTCTGTcagggacactagcagtccctcccTCCCAACGCTTCGACTCTCTCTCTCCCGCCCCGTcctgccgccggcgccgccgctattctccggccgcctcctcaccgcgcagcccccG
It contains:
- the LOC119339939 gene encoding vesicle-associated membrane protein 714-like gives rise to the protein MAIVYALVARGTVVLAEFAAVSGNAGAVARRILEKLPSEAEARLCFAQDRYIFHVLRSPADGLTFLCMANDTFGRRVPFIYLEDIQMRFMKNYGRVAHSALAYAMNDEFARVLHQQMEFFSSNPSADTLNRLRGEVSEIHTVMVDNIEKILDRGDRISLLVDKTSTMQDSGFHFRKQSKRLRRALWMKNVKLLAVLTAVIVLLLYLIIAAFCGGLSLPSCRS
- the LOC119340732 gene encoding serotonin N-acetyltransferase 2, chloroplastic-like; its protein translation is MQQPQLQPRLRARAFLHATVKLSPRRNPFLLRRPAASAGGAVAGVQLTVSDSELSSRGFAVRRTAEGLDVAALNEVFARVGFPRRQEERLRRALEHSEVAWLASEATGRPVAFARAAGDGVFNAVVWDVVVEPSCQGLGLGRAVMERLVAELRRKGVGNIVLYAEPRVVGFYRPLGFAMDPDGIRGMAYYRSKQNQKQQ
- the LOC119340731 gene encoding casparian strip membrane protein 2-like, whose translation is MSSTNEATVIHMDDTTSKAPAMAAPPSGAATAPVQQQQRKSGGGVPFILRSGAEGFRRCMAFVDLLLRVVAFGPTLAAAISTGTSDETLSVFTEFFQFRARFDDFPAFTFFMVANAVAAGYLVLSLPFSIVGIIRPKATGVRLLLLVCDTVMVVLVTAAASAAAAIVYVAHEGSRRANWVPICMQFHGFCQRTSGAVVASFLAVLVFILLVLLSACAIRRQR